One Pseudomonadota bacterium DNA window includes the following coding sequences:
- a CDS encoding class I SAM-dependent methyltransferase has translation MTKAPDTVQLKLAGVPETLLWPLWNRAVENERAKPLLDDPWSTDLVRRIDFDFPGHFGRPSVFHPIRARVCDELIRAYRDRAGTDGTVIALGEGLDSQRLRVGDNRLRWYSVDVPESQEVRQQLLPPDDTETAVSCSALDERWMTSIEVTHPPFITALGLLMYFTEAQVVELLTRLGERFPGAEVFFDTIPPFFSRKTMAGFEVTNQYTAPPMPWGISYDDLQGFVQTLGHKILKLQTYAEPFPQRTRFYWLLGKIPPIRSALAASLVHIRLSE, from the coding sequence ATGACAAAGGCGCCCGACACCGTTCAGCTTAAGCTCGCAGGCGTTCCCGAGACGCTGCTCTGGCCGCTTTGGAATCGCGCCGTTGAAAACGAACGAGCCAAGCCTCTCCTCGACGACCCCTGGTCGACAGACCTTGTTCGCCGTATCGACTTCGATTTTCCCGGGCATTTTGGTCGACCCTCGGTATTCCACCCGATCCGAGCTCGCGTGTGCGACGAACTGATTCGAGCGTACCGCGATCGAGCAGGTACCGACGGGACCGTTATAGCCCTTGGTGAGGGACTAGACAGTCAGCGACTGCGAGTCGGCGATAATCGATTGCGTTGGTACAGCGTTGACGTGCCAGAGTCCCAGGAGGTGCGCCAGCAACTGCTGCCACCGGACGACACCGAAACGGCGGTCTCCTGCTCGGCGCTGGACGAACGCTGGATGACGTCGATCGAAGTGACCCATCCACCATTTATCACGGCACTCGGGCTGCTGATGTACTTCACCGAGGCACAGGTGGTGGAGTTGTTGACTCGACTCGGCGAGCGTTTTCCGGGCGCGGAGGTGTTTTTCGACACGATCCCGCCGTTCTTTTCCCGGAAAACCATGGCGGGATTTGAGGTCACAAACCAATACACCGCCCCGCCGATGCCGTGGGGCATTTCCTACGACGATCTGCAGGGCTTTGTTCAAACACTCGGCCACAAAATCCTGAAACTACAGACTTACGCCGAGCCCTTCCCCCAGAGGACTCGTTTTTATTGGCTGCTCGGCAAGATCCCGCCAATCCGTTCGGCGTTGGCGGCCTCACTGGTCCACATTCGCCTGAGCGAGTAA